A stretch of Treponema vincentii F0403 DNA encodes these proteins:
- a CDS encoding DUF3793 family protein: MLPHAYVEAALARHAAPCLAGIKPANLVSFPSADIQWCRLYNRRLNGQGIYFMPLCVCEDRAQILVYRKDLLARFCFQPQVAAALQSFGYQPENGLDAIIMRLKERMSVLIGTRNRHCRDSFPHEIGLFLGYPAEDVMQYVKTGGQNCLLCGYWKVYSNPEQALQVFHRYTECKERFALQIKSGMTIFEIVCVA, encoded by the coding sequence ATGTTACCGCACGCTTACGTTGAAGCAGCTCTTGCCCGCCATGCGGCACCCTGTTTGGCAGGAATTAAACCGGCAAACCTCGTATCGTTTCCCAGCGCCGATATCCAATGGTGCCGTCTCTATAACCGGCGGCTGAACGGGCAAGGAATATACTTTATGCCGCTTTGCGTATGCGAAGACCGCGCACAAATTTTAGTGTATCGGAAGGATTTACTTGCCCGTTTTTGTTTTCAGCCGCAGGTAGCAGCAGCGTTACAGTCTTTCGGCTATCAGCCGGAAAACGGTCTTGATGCGATTATTATGCGGTTAAAAGAACGGATGTCTGTTTTAATAGGGACACGGAACAGGCATTGCAGGGATAGCTTTCCGCATGAAATCGGCCTTTTTTTAGGCTATCCGGCCGAGGATGTAATGCAATATGTAAAAACGGGCGGTCAAAATTGTTTGCTTTGCGGATACTGGAAGGTGTACAGCAATCCGGAGCAAGCATTACAAGTGTTCCATCGATATACCGAATGTAAAGAGCGTTTTGCTTTACAGATAAAGAGCGGCATGACTATCTTTGAGATTGTTTGTGTTGCCTAA
- a CDS encoding B3/B4 domain-containing protein yields MKFIMDESLKALGIKSIVIGIAKNVDPQAPLSDSFLKKQKEMEEWALKCDIDEVFNHPVIQGYTDMLQSVGRSIKKYMPTVPALIRNIQHRGSIPHINSVIDIYNVESLRSLLAIGGHDLGKVDEPIEFAVSKKEDVFLPILSTEKHVAKTDYMYRDLKGIMAWLDVRDGENYKFDDGTKNAIFIIQGNANTSVEMRVEALKRIQSDLAECMPQLEFEIQVIEG; encoded by the coding sequence ATGAAATTTATTATGGACGAAAGTTTGAAAGCGCTTGGGATTAAAAGCATTGTGATTGGAATTGCAAAAAATGTAGATCCGCAGGCACCATTATCGGATTCATTTTTGAAAAAACAAAAAGAGATGGAAGAATGGGCATTAAAGTGCGACATTGATGAAGTATTCAATCATCCGGTTATTCAGGGATATACGGATATGCTGCAAAGCGTTGGACGCAGTATCAAAAAATATATGCCGACCGTTCCGGCTCTTATCCGAAATATTCAGCACCGCGGCTCCATTCCGCACATCAACAGCGTTATCGATATTTATAATGTCGAATCCTTACGTTCGCTTTTGGCAATAGGCGGACATGACCTTGGGAAGGTAGACGAACCGATAGAATTTGCCGTCAGTAAAAAGGAAGATGTATTTCTCCCTATCCTGTCTACGGAAAAGCATGTTGCCAAGACTGATTACATGTACCGTGACCTCAAAGGCATTATGGCGTGGCTGGATGTCCGCGACGGAGAAAACTATAAATTTGATGACGGAACAAAAAACGCAATCTTTATTATTCAGGGGAATGCCAATACTTCCGTAGAAATGCGTGTAGAAGCGCTCAAGCGGATTCAAAGCGATTTGGCGGAGTGTATGCCTCAGTTGGAATTTGAAATACAAGTTATCGAAGGATAG
- a CDS encoding GAF domain-containing protein, with amino-acid sequence MKEKLAQYRALIEGETDIIAVMANTSAFIMENISGLNWAGFYRMEDDGLALGPFQGRPACYRIEQGKGVCGHCAANRKSIIVPDVHAFPGHIACDSASKSELVVPVIHHGTLFGVIDLDAPEYNRFTDEDKLFIEGIAEIFSQKL; translated from the coding sequence ATGAAAGAAAAGTTAGCTCAATACCGTGCGTTAATTGAAGGAGAAACCGATATCATTGCGGTAATGGCAAATACAAGTGCTTTTATTATGGAAAATATTTCCGGCTTAAATTGGGCGGGTTTCTATAGGATGGAAGACGACGGTTTGGCACTTGGTCCGTTCCAAGGGCGGCCTGCCTGTTATCGGATTGAACAAGGAAAAGGTGTTTGCGGACACTGCGCTGCAAATCGAAAAAGCATCATTGTTCCCGATGTCCATGCGTTTCCGGGGCACATTGCCTGCGATTCGGCCAGTAAAAGCGAGCTGGTCGTGCCGGTTATTCACCACGGCACATTGTTCGGGGTTATCGATCTTGATGCCCCCGAATACAATCGGTTTACCGATGAAGATAAGCTTTTTATTGAGGGCATTGCCGAAATATTTTCTCAAAAGCTGTAA
- a CDS encoding TolC family protein — translation MKKYVCAATLLFAAFTLFAQTGTDSVQDSVYQRLLQYRIEHDSNYRQLQMQAEIAANKAEKTKTESLITTEVGSGNTQVLLNSDADKRGVTTEPYANIALPSYNNTGIKVSVPYSKIGQRQETGAEVSVSTDIYSKNAEAKKYTLNLAQSAAEQAQRAKEEGLALTEKQFLQDIQRLLDDYTTLLDKELSEVKAEIQYNQIKSQGYADSSTKMRTANLELLGAKREHQNADFNFSASYRVFAESCGITTDEDPRTFLTSLWNSLPTQKAADIEQYPQSAYKPLVEAERQHTQNTVRRDIELSPFSISADAGYKLRNTKIGGGSATNEHSVLGGLNIQFPGGKAYTGVEVPLSDPKSTAIKLSFSWNPFSIKTRKLDKKNAEFDDAIERLKIEDAKEQYQTQLRTNKISNEQMTWQQTATADELSIYKQNADDHAQWYRNGIISRVESMQAELEYKKAEARYAKAKAAVMIFNIDTALLFEKQ, via the coding sequence ATGAAAAAATATGTTTGTGCAGCAACGCTTTTATTTGCTGCTTTTACCCTTTTTGCTCAAACGGGAACGGATTCCGTTCAGGATTCTGTGTATCAAAGACTTTTGCAGTATCGAATTGAACACGATAGTAATTACCGGCAGCTTCAAATGCAAGCGGAAATTGCGGCTAATAAAGCCGAAAAAACAAAAACGGAATCGCTGATAACCACGGAAGTCGGCAGCGGAAATACGCAGGTTCTCCTCAACAGCGATGCTGACAAGCGAGGCGTTACCACTGAGCCGTACGCAAATATCGCATTGCCTTCGTACAATAATACCGGTATAAAGGTCAGTGTGCCGTACAGTAAAATAGGCCAAAGGCAAGAAACGGGAGCCGAGGTTTCCGTATCGACCGATATTTATTCCAAGAATGCGGAAGCAAAAAAATACACGCTTAATCTTGCGCAATCCGCTGCAGAGCAAGCTCAGCGGGCAAAAGAAGAAGGCCTTGCACTTACCGAGAAGCAATTCCTTCAAGATATTCAGCGGCTTTTGGACGATTATACAACGCTGCTCGATAAAGAACTCAGTGAAGTAAAAGCGGAAATTCAATATAATCAAATAAAGAGTCAAGGATATGCTGACAGCTCAACTAAAATGCGTACGGCAAATTTGGAGCTATTAGGTGCAAAACGGGAACACCAAAATGCCGATTTTAACTTTTCCGCATCGTACCGTGTGTTTGCGGAAAGCTGCGGCATCACAACCGATGAAGACCCCCGAACATTTTTAACTTCGCTCTGGAATTCTCTGCCGACACAAAAAGCTGCGGATATCGAACAATATCCGCAATCGGCGTATAAGCCGTTGGTTGAAGCGGAACGGCAGCATACGCAAAATACCGTTAGGAGGGATATTGAACTGTCTCCGTTTTCCATTAGTGCCGATGCAGGGTATAAGCTGCGTAATACGAAAATAGGCGGCGGTTCGGCAACAAATGAGCATTCCGTCTTAGGCGGCTTGAATATACAATTTCCCGGCGGAAAAGCATATACCGGCGTCGAAGTTCCGCTTTCCGATCCTAAAAGTACGGCGATTAAACTTTCATTCAGTTGGAATCCTTTTTCGATTAAAACTCGGAAGCTCGATAAAAAAAATGCCGAATTTGACGATGCCATTGAACGGCTTAAAATTGAAGATGCAAAGGAGCAGTATCAAACACAGCTCCGTACCAATAAAATCTCCAATGAACAAATGACATGGCAGCAAACGGCTACCGCCGATGAATTGAGCATCTATAAGCAAAATGCCGATGACCATGCTCAATGGTACCGCAACGGCATTATCAGTAGAGTCGAAAGCATGCAGGCAGAGCTTGAATATAAAAAGGCGGAAGCCCGCTATGCAAAGGCTAAAGCCGCCGTTATGATTTTCAATATCGATACGGCGCTGCTGTTTGAGAAGCAGTAA
- a CDS encoding efflux RND transporter periplasmic adaptor subunit produces MGVNEQPLTARQRKSRRTRITVIIVCVLALFCIWYFFLKPKNQQSAGLAPLTVRKEIEHNQIEISGYIEAAQTQVLEAPGEGFVEQVLVTEGDRVKKGALLFALDTDQQSYNVAQHAFAIKQEQINGASQKLSLMEQEQRLLEKQLSDRKVYAKFDGIVAALTISQGQYAKAKDTFGTLIDRSFLKATVEIAESDASRLAVGQKVDMTFPAEPDIKVQAEVISYPSIARLTSLGRTVVDTLIRLDNPPEKILPGYSFNGTIVTGPDSEALIVEQDAIRYVEGKPFVDKIDGNTTQEIAVTVESYTKGFVKIISGVQENDVLKNQAKINSNNRRP; encoded by the coding sequence ATGGGAGTAAATGAACAGCCGCTGACGGCACGGCAAAGAAAATCGCGGAGAACAAGAATTACTGTAATAATTGTTTGCGTCCTTGCGCTGTTCTGTATATGGTATTTTTTTCTTAAACCTAAGAATCAGCAAAGTGCCGGTTTGGCTCCTTTAACCGTACGGAAAGAGATCGAACACAATCAGATTGAAATTTCCGGTTATATTGAGGCGGCACAAACGCAGGTATTGGAAGCGCCGGGAGAAGGGTTTGTCGAGCAGGTATTGGTAACGGAAGGCGATAGAGTAAAAAAAGGAGCACTGCTGTTTGCACTTGATACCGATCAACAAAGCTATAATGTTGCGCAGCATGCGTTTGCAATAAAGCAGGAACAAATAAACGGGGCGTCGCAAAAACTGAGTCTGATGGAACAGGAGCAGCGGCTTTTGGAAAAACAGCTTTCCGACCGTAAGGTGTACGCAAAATTTGACGGTATTGTCGCCGCGTTGACCATTTCGCAAGGGCAATATGCAAAAGCTAAAGATACGTTCGGCACACTGATTGACCGCAGCTTTCTTAAAGCTACGGTAGAAATTGCCGAAAGCGATGCCTCCCGGCTTGCGGTCGGACAAAAAGTCGATATGACATTTCCCGCCGAACCGGATATTAAAGTACAGGCGGAAGTTATCTCTTATCCGTCGATTGCACGGCTTACCAGTCTCGGCCGTACTGTTGTAGATACGCTTATCCGTCTTGATAACCCTCCCGAAAAAATTTTGCCCGGTTATTCTTTTAACGGAACCATTGTAACGGGACCGGATTCGGAAGCGCTTATAGTGGAACAAGACGCTATCCGGTATGTAGAGGGCAAGCCGTTTGTGGATAAAATCGACGGCAATACGACACAGGAGATTGCGGTAACCGTCGAATCCTATACGAAGGGGTTTGTTAAAATTATCTCCGGCGTGCAGGAAAACGATGTACTGAAAAATCAGGCAAAGATAAATAGCAACAATAGACGTCCGTAG
- a CDS encoding ABC transporter ATP-binding protein, translating into MKTGMIVSLDSVVKTFFMGENEVHALRGVSFDIPERGFVSLMGPSGSGKTTCMNMIGCLDRPTAGAIYVDGENTAEMSGKDLALLRNKTIGFVFQQYFLLPTLTILENVMLPLRYQGIPASERKKLAAEELDKVGLSNRLKHRPSELSGGQKQRVAIARALVTRPKLILADEPTGALDSETGQSVLDLFFDINRQGTAVIIVTHDPDIGAMAPRSIHLKDGKIISDMADTKAHTTDTANMADTETHVTDTAEGAHV; encoded by the coding sequence ATGAAAACAGGAATGATTGTATCCCTTGATTCGGTTGTAAAAACTTTTTTTATGGGCGAAAACGAAGTGCATGCGTTACGCGGGGTTTCTTTCGACATACCGGAAAGAGGCTTTGTGTCGCTGATGGGGCCGTCCGGTTCGGGGAAAACCACGTGCATGAATATGATCGGGTGTCTTGACCGTCCGACGGCAGGAGCAATCTATGTTGACGGGGAAAACACCGCCGAAATGAGCGGAAAAGACTTAGCCCTACTACGTAATAAGACCATCGGCTTTGTCTTCCAGCAATATTTTTTGCTGCCGACCCTTACCATTCTCGAAAACGTGATGCTTCCGCTCCGGTATCAGGGTATCCCTGCTTCCGAGCGGAAAAAACTCGCCGCCGAAGAATTGGATAAAGTGGGGTTGAGCAACCGGCTCAAGCATCGGCCGAGCGAGCTGTCGGGCGGACAAAAGCAGCGTGTTGCCATTGCTCGCGCCCTCGTAACTCGCCCGAAATTAATCCTTGCCGACGAACCTACCGGAGCGCTCGATTCCGAAACGGGGCAGTCCGTACTCGACCTTTTTTTCGATATTAACAGGCAGGGTACCGCAGTCATCATCGTTACTCACGATCCCGACATCGGTGCAATGGCACCCCGCTCCATCCATCTTAAAGACGGAAAAATCATCTCCGACATGGCGGATACGAAGGCGCATACAACTGATACGGCAAATATGGCGGATACGGAAACGCATGTAACCGACACGGCGGAAGGCGCACATGTTTGA
- a CDS encoding ABC transporter permease → MFEDILSALQNFRHNKMRTLLSLLGIMIGVCSVVITMNLSSSLEASVALVFKDLSSSILTVMPHSRRNRPLTMNQQYADVLQEKIPEIKQVFFMDGVNATVMRGSLSAGTKECQGVDYGYFEANKWELEYGEPFSISDFMTGARKVIIGEDIAKGLFPEGNAVGKTVSLSINNGDSAPLLFTCTVSGVLKTKNSFFGQIQQYIILPRAFLVRQLGHKNEGSRMAVEVYETVTDFTAVETAIEEVSAEFTNNKNAVRVFSAASMQQQIQGNLAMISAVFSGIAALSLLIGGVGIMNIMLVTVAERRQEIGIRKAIGATTGAILSQFLTESAAISIVGGGIGLAGGFLISFVVITPVLQLFSGGSAIMLKFNMQGALTAFLISAAAGIFFGFYPAWQAGKLDPVKALEE, encoded by the coding sequence ATGTTTGAAGATATTCTTTCTGCCTTGCAGAACTTCCGGCACAATAAAATGCGCACACTTCTTTCGCTTTTAGGAATTATGATCGGTGTGTGCTCCGTTGTTATTACGATGAACTTGAGCAGCTCGCTTGAAGCGAGCGTTGCACTGGTGTTTAAGGATTTAAGCAGCTCGATTCTGACGGTTATGCCTCATTCGCGCCGAAACCGTCCGCTTACGATGAATCAACAGTATGCGGATGTACTGCAAGAAAAGATACCGGAAATAAAGCAGGTCTTTTTTATGGATGGTGTTAATGCGACGGTCATGCGCGGGAGTCTGAGCGCCGGTACAAAAGAATGCCAAGGTGTGGATTACGGCTATTTTGAAGCAAATAAATGGGAGCTTGAATACGGAGAGCCGTTCAGCATTTCCGATTTTATGACCGGCGCACGGAAAGTGATTATCGGAGAAGACATTGCAAAAGGCTTATTCCCTGAAGGAAATGCTGTCGGAAAAACCGTCTCGCTGTCGATTAACAACGGGGATTCCGCCCCCTTGCTTTTTACTTGTACGGTGAGCGGCGTACTTAAAACAAAAAACTCTTTTTTCGGGCAAATACAGCAATATATTATTTTACCGCGTGCTTTTTTAGTACGCCAGCTTGGGCATAAAAATGAAGGTTCACGGATGGCCGTAGAGGTTTACGAAACCGTTACGGATTTTACTGCGGTAGAAACCGCTATTGAAGAAGTGTCCGCCGAATTCACAAACAATAAAAATGCCGTACGGGTTTTTTCGGCAGCGTCCATGCAGCAGCAAATACAGGGGAATCTCGCAATGATTTCCGCGGTATTTTCCGGCATTGCGGCGCTTTCGTTGCTGATAGGCGGCGTGGGTATTATGAATATCATGCTCGTTACCGTGGCGGAGCGGCGGCAAGAAATCGGTATCAGAAAAGCAATCGGCGCAACGACGGGGGCAATTCTTTCGCAATTCTTGACGGAGTCGGCAGCCATCAGTATCGTCGGCGGAGGTATCGGACTCGCCGGAGGTTTTTTAATCAGTTTTGTAGTCATTACGCCGGTGCTGCAATTGTTTTCGGGTGGGAGCGCCATCATGCTTAAATTCAATATGCAGGGAGCGCTCACCGCATTTCTTATTTCAGCCGCCGCCGGTATTTTCTTCGGATTCTACCCCGCATGGCAAGCCGGCAAACTCGATCCCGTCAAGGCGCTGGAGGAATAA
- a CDS encoding ABC transporter permease: MWEDFINALNNFRVKKLRTILSLLGIAIGVTVVTIISNIGSSMQASMVKMFNLDTMNIIEIEPRWDFQTRKSNITFTEKYRTELEQAVPLIKNVFYTGVFNATLSRKTLTLENKRVNGIEPGWLEANNYELLYGQGFTLDDFANRRHKIILGEDEVNSLFPEGDAIGKTVTVTVSYRGTSGWNFIPFSFEVCGVVKSNDNFSNIEAYFIPRSFVVEDMGIGKNDSDLATVQIHDSNYIDEATEQIKAFSDSFAKASDTLWTFSYKELLTDISSQITLVSAILTAIAVMSLIVGGINIMNIMLVTVTERKKEIGIRKALGASEAVIRNQFLVEAATLSLTGGIFGMLLGGGISVLLVQTVFQSSNFEMVFSPNITGSVIAFAVSITIGIFFGFRPAVKAARLDPVKALSD, from the coding sequence ATGTGGGAAGATTTTATCAATGCGCTCAATAATTTCCGCGTAAAAAAACTGAGAACCATATTGTCTCTTTTGGGAATTGCGATAGGCGTTACCGTTGTTACCATTATCAGTAATATCGGCAGTTCCATGCAGGCAAGCATGGTAAAGATGTTCAATCTCGACACAATGAATATTATCGAAATTGAACCGCGCTGGGATTTTCAGACGCGGAAATCCAATATCACGTTTACCGAAAAATACCGCACGGAGTTGGAACAAGCCGTGCCGTTGATAAAAAACGTATTTTATACGGGCGTTTTCAACGCTACCTTATCGCGTAAAACGCTTACCCTTGAAAACAAGCGGGTAAACGGTATTGAACCCGGCTGGCTTGAAGCGAATAACTATGAATTGCTATACGGTCAGGGATTTACGCTTGACGATTTTGCAAACCGCCGGCATAAAATAATCCTTGGTGAAGATGAGGTAAATTCGCTTTTCCCCGAAGGAGATGCAATCGGAAAAACAGTTACCGTTACGGTTTCATACCGCGGTACAAGCGGATGGAATTTTATTCCGTTTTCGTTTGAAGTATGCGGAGTGGTAAAGTCAAATGACAATTTCAGCAATATCGAAGCGTATTTTATCCCGCGTTCATTCGTAGTTGAAGATATGGGAATCGGAAAAAACGATTCGGATTTAGCGACGGTACAGATTCACGATTCAAATTATATCGATGAAGCAACCGAGCAAATAAAAGCCTTTTCCGATTCGTTTGCAAAAGCGTCAGATACGCTGTGGACATTTTCATATAAAGAATTGCTGACCGATATTTCTTCACAGATTACACTGGTGAGTGCGATATTGACGGCGATTGCGGTTATGTCGCTTATCGTCGGCGGTATCAACATTATGAATATTATGCTTGTTACCGTAACGGAGCGGAAAAAAGAAATCGGTATCCGCAAAGCGCTCGGCGCAAGCGAAGCGGTTATCCGCAATCAGTTTTTGGTTGAAGCCGCAACCTTGAGCCTAACGGGCGGCATATTCGGTATGCTGCTTGGCGGAGGCATTAGCGTTCTGTTGGTACAAACCGTCTTTCAGTCAAGCAACTTTGAAATGGTCTTTTCTCCGAATATCACCGGCTCGGTTATTGCCTTTGCGGTATCCATCACTATCGGCATTTTCTTCGGATTCCGCCCAGCCGTTAAAGCCGCCCGTCTCGATCCGGTAAAAGCGTTGTCGGATTGA
- a CDS encoding 1-acyl-sn-glycerol-3-phosphate acyltransferase, with product MDGFVLKNMLEELRPLFEQYASKDNVITEENVYKLENPHIRSILESAVQKLLLDGSKLYPEAHVAEFLEAIKAGKKGIILSEHYSNLDLPIFLYLMEQTGKAGVELAHRSIAMAGMKLTEEDPLIAALTEGYERIVIYPSRTLAGITDPVQLEEEKKRSRSINIASMRTLEEVRKEGKAVIVYPAGTRYRPGKPETKRGVREIDSYIRTSDVMMLVSINGNCLRISDDPSNMLGDIVCQDKVVIEVSPVIDCSEFRERAKQRCREGDDKKQAVVDLVMEELEIMHNRNA from the coding sequence ATGGACGGTTTTGTATTAAAAAATATGCTTGAAGAACTGAGGCCGTTGTTTGAACAATATGCAAGCAAGGACAATGTTATCACCGAAGAAAATGTATACAAATTGGAAAACCCTCATATCCGTTCAATACTGGAATCTGCCGTGCAAAAACTCTTATTGGACGGCTCAAAACTGTATCCTGAAGCGCACGTTGCCGAATTTTTAGAAGCAATCAAGGCCGGAAAGAAAGGAATCATCCTTTCCGAACACTACAGCAATCTTGACTTACCCATATTCCTCTATTTAATGGAGCAAACGGGCAAGGCAGGGGTAGAACTTGCCCATCGTTCAATTGCAATGGCAGGAATGAAGCTTACCGAAGAGGATCCGCTTATAGCTGCTCTTACCGAAGGATACGAGCGTATTGTCATTTATCCCAGCAGAACACTCGCCGGTATTACCGATCCCGTACAATTAGAGGAAGAGAAAAAACGGAGCCGCAGCATCAATATTGCTTCGATGCGGACACTGGAAGAAGTGCGGAAAGAAGGAAAAGCCGTCATCGTATATCCTGCAGGGACTCGCTACCGGCCGGGAAAACCTGAAACGAAACGAGGTGTCCGCGAAATCGACTCGTATATCAGAACGTCCGATGTGATGATGCTGGTGTCCATTAACGGTAACTGCTTACGCATCTCCGACGACCCTTCCAATATGCTGGGCGACATCGTTTGCCAAGACAAGGTTGTAATAGAGGTTAGTCCCGTTATCGACTGCAGCGAATTCCGGGAGCGGGCAAAACAACGCTGCCGCGAGGGAGACGACAAAAAACAAGCAGTTGTCGATCTTGTCATGGAAGAGCTGGAAATTATGCACAACAGGAACGCATAG
- a CDS encoding HAD-IA family hydrolase: MIDHLLFDIDNTLYSSSNLMERKIAERMFQFIADFLSVPLEEAIKLQRERRHNYGTTLEWLECEYHFNDRETYFKAVHPDSEISELQPDPNLRDFLLSLRMPMTVLTNAPMAHAERVLKFFNISDLFLGVFDISYNEGKGKPRPDAFIKALTAVHKTVEETLFLDDCPAYVQGFVQIGGQSVLIDEKERLTDFTKISGIPSIKSIYELPALLENCYVISRR, from the coding sequence ATGATAGATCATTTACTTTTCGATATTGATAATACGCTCTATTCTTCATCGAACTTGATGGAGCGGAAGATTGCCGAACGGATGTTTCAGTTCATTGCCGATTTCCTATCGGTTCCATTGGAAGAGGCGATAAAACTGCAGCGCGAAAGGCGGCACAACTACGGTACTACGCTCGAATGGCTTGAATGCGAATATCATTTTAACGATAGGGAAACTTATTTTAAGGCTGTACATCCCGATTCGGAAATTTCCGAATTACAACCCGACCCCAATTTGCGGGATTTTTTGCTTTCTTTACGGATGCCGATGACGGTTTTAACCAATGCACCGATGGCACATGCAGAGCGGGTTTTAAAATTTTTTAACATCAGCGATCTATTCCTCGGCGTTTTTGATATTTCCTACAACGAGGGAAAGGGCAAACCGCGACCGGATGCTTTTATCAAAGCGCTTACAGCCGTACATAAAACGGTAGAAGAAACGCTCTTTTTAGACGATTGCCCCGCATACGTTCAAGGGTTTGTTCAAATTGGCGGTCAGAGCGTGCTAATCGATGAGAAGGAACGACTCACGGATTTTACTAAAATATCCGGAATTCCTTCGATCAAGTCAATTTATGAGCTGCCGGCGCTGCTGGAAAATTGTTATGTTATTTCGAGGAGGTAA